The genomic interval GTTCGATAATGATTGGACATTGTTATGATGTATTGGAAAATTATATGTAGTTATTGGACATTGTTTTTGTTCTATTGTTGGTTTGGGTCGAATTTACTTGTGTTTTGTGTCGACCATGTTGATTGTGAGTCGATATGCCTAACTTTGTCGACTCTATTGATTTTTGGTCGAACTTGTTGATTTCTGGGTCGACCATGGTGCTTTTGGCTGTGGTTTTGGTCGACCCTTGTTGATATTTGGGTCGACCAAAAATCTTTTGGCTCGAACAAAAATCTTTTTGGTCGACCAGATTTTTGTTCGACCACTGTGGTTTTGGTCGACCCTTGTTGATATTTGGGTCGACCATGGTGCTTTTGGTTCGTTTTGGTCGACCACTCTGCTTTTGATTCAACCCACACTGCGCTTTTGGGTCGACCCATGTTCATATCTGGGTCAACCCCTCTTCATATCTGGGTCGACCCATGTTGctttggggtttagggtttagggttttagggtttcacaaacatgttatatgttttaacatGTGAATCACGAAATCAAAGTtatgttacattttaaaaaatatgaatcgTTATTTCACTGTTTTAACATGTGAATCACGAAATCAGAGTTATgttactttttaaaaaatatgaatcgTAATTTCACAATCATGTTTTATGTTTTAACATGTGAATAACAATctcacaattatgttacattttaaaaaatatgaatcgTTATTTCACAAACATATTATATGAATCGTAATTTCATAATCAGAGTTATGttacatattaaaaaatatgaatcGTTATTTCACAAACATGTTAAATGTTTTAACATGTGAATCACGAAATCAGAGTTATGTTACATATGAATCACAGAATCACAATTTACATTTATGTTACATTTTTTCGACAATTTGAatatcaattaaaaaaaattatgcacGTACTAGCAATTTGGGCCGGAAGTTTAAGATCGAcacaaaaacaaaatttatGTACCAAAGGCCGTAACTTTGGGTCGACCCTTGCTTGCTTTTGGGTCGACCCAAAGGTGGAACTTTGGGTCGACCCACAAGCTTGCATGGGTCGACCCACAAGCAAGCAAGGGTCGACCCAAAGCTCCATCCTTTGGGTCGACCCTAAAAAAATGGTCGACCGAAGTTCAACCTTTGGGTCGGCCCACAAGTTACAAGTTGACCCAAACTTTCCAGCCTTTGGGTCGACCCATGGTGCTTTTGGGTCGACCCAAACTTCCAGCCTATGCTTCTATATTTTGCTGAATTCACCGATTGAAGGAATTCTATTTTGTTTTCTTCTGCCAACTCTCTTCTCTAACAAAAGAGGCAACTCCAATGGAAAATTAATTTTGCGTGGCCATTCATTTTCTTCCGGAACAGGGTAAACAGTCTCTGAGTAAGCCATGCACCATGACATTGTAGAATAGTACTCTGAACACAGATCATATATATCAATCTTTGCTAACCAACTGGCTGCAATGTCATGAGCATATGGGattctatcaatatcaaaaactCGACATGTGCATCTTTTTTATTCCAGGTCCACTATGGCCGAATGTCCACGGCTCCTAACATCGAACTCCAGACTTCCTAATTCAAAAACTTGCATTCCCTAGGCATCATTGAACCTGCTACGAAGAATCCCCTCGATGGTAGGGGTCAAATTAGTGTTACTTACAATTGATGCGTGGCGATATCGGGCAAACCAAGATGAGTTCAGTTTCTGCAAAGAATCTAAAAGTGTAATGATTGGCAGCTTCCTTTCTTCAAGTAGTCTAGCATTGATCGACTCAACCCCATTTGTCGTCATAATATTGTAATGGGTCATTAGACAATAAGCTCGAGTTCATTTATCAAGTGAATCTCTCTCGTCCAAAAATTGCGCTGCCTCAGGATAATTATTCCTAAATTCATTGTATGCGTTATAAAACTCGAAAGGCTTATAAATTTTTGCAATGTGCAACAACTTTTCGGTTTCACCCTTCTTTTTGAATCTAGTTTTCATGTTTTGGGATAAATGCCACGTATAATGACTTATATACAGTAGAAACCGCATTAattattcttttatgtctgTCTGAAATTATCACCAATTCATCCTCGTCTTGTACTACTTCTAACAACTTAGTTAAAAACCAACTCCACGAAGAAGTACACTCGACATCTACGATTCCCCAAGCCAAAGGATATTGATGATAATTTCCATCTTGTGCCGATGCCACCAGTAAAACACCATTACACTTGCCCTTCAACCACGTACCATCAATCGATACAACTTTCCGCATACTTCGATATCCTCTGACGCATGCACCAAAGGCAAGAAACATATACTTGAATCGATTTTCCTCGTCGACAAATATGTCTTTTATGCTTCCTCGATTCATCTGTTCAACCATGTGCAAATAACAATTCAATAGAGTGAAACTCTTCGTAGGATCACCTTTCAACATATTGTTTGCTATTTCTTTCCATTTCCAAGCCTTGTAGTATGATATATCAGCATTCATACTATTGCGCATTATTGCTATCACCGCTTTTGGTACAATTGGCACTGGATGACCTTAGAAATTATCCACCAACATATCTCGAACAACAGCAGAACTCGCTCCACAGATTCTTTTTCGTCTCCCAGTCAAACCACATGTGTGTGTATTGCAATATGTATGAACAGAGAATGCATGTTAATCATTCCTAATCTTTGAGGTCCGGATTCTCCACTTACAATCAGACACTACATATTTTACGGCGTACACTTTTTGACTACTTTAAACCGTCTCAAATTCAAAGCAAGCTTCCAAACTTATTCTAATTAGCTCTTTTTTCACAGCTTCTCGGTTTGGAAATTCTTGACCAACAAACAAGTTTGAACCATCCGTGAATGAAAATGTGTCATTATCAATATCCACATCCGCAACCAAATTTGCATCAGCATTTGCAACCACATTTGTCTCGACCTCATTTGCGTCATTACATGTTTCATCATGTAACTCGTCTGTGTTACTACGATCCACATGCATGGCATCCACATTATGTGCATTCGTCGAAAATGGAGAAAACTTACTGTGTTTTTTCTTCAAATGCAGCCGAATTGGTCTTCAAATACAGAAAATCTGGCAATAGAAGTAGATTTACATCTAGATATGAGGTATGAACAACAACAGTCAATTTCTATTTAATGTAATGCGGCAGCCGTAGATGTGGTAGATGAGGTTTTTACATTTGGGCAGCTGGTAACCCAAATTTCCATTTTTTAATTGGGGAGGAAGAAGAAGTGGGTCGACTGAGaagaaagagaaaaaaataagagaacaattaatttattaagttaataGTTTAATGAAGGTTTAATATAATAATCAAGAGTCAATTCCATACCGGAGAAGTTTCGACATCGGAAGCTAATTAGCGCGTAAGCAGCGCTGCGCCGTCCCAGAACTCAATGATAATCGGACGGTGATCCTCGTCATCATCATCATTACGAGGGACTTGGATCACATCTTTTGTTCTTTCCACTGCTTGAAGTGATTGTTACGACCACGAAGAAACGAAAAATCCCGGAAACCACTGCATTACATCCAGCCCGAAAGATTGAATCAAGTCCATCTTTGATGATCACATCCCACTAAGGCTACGAGGGGTTCAAAAACCTTGAGTCTGGCTTCCTTCTTTTTCCTTCAAGGGGCTCGAATGACTAGCTGCTAAACGTCTTACTTCGAGTACTGGATTTACTTTCTACACCTATTGCTTGATCGCTCGCCAGTTGCGATCTAGTAGATGCCCGCCCGAAAGAATCGCTCACTAGCTATCCTTTCTTATTTGATTCCTGGTCCTAAACTTGGAATTACTTCTTTACATTCTCGTAAGCACAACCACACTATTCCCTCTAGCAACTTTTGATTCTGCAATATTTTCTTCATTAATCACTCCAGATTCTTTCATTTCCTTGTAAAGATCATTTCCTGTAGCAAGAGCGCGAAAAATTGAGCGTTCTTATCACAACCcttttttgtaaaataaaatacactagAATAAGGTAAGGACTCATCATTCAAAAATGACATGTCGAGTGGCGTTAAAGAGGACTGGGGAGCCTCTCGAAGTCTCCAATCTCACATATTTATTCCGGCCTGCAGGTTAAAGAAGCTCGACTGGACCTTCTTTCTTCATTTTTCCCACTAAAAAAGGAAACCGCAAACACTGACATTGCCACAAGCGGGAAGTTCTTTTGGGCTCCACTTGACTTTTGTCAGTTCTGGCAATTCCACCCAGAAGGTAATGGGTTACTCCTACAGCACGTCCTTGTACAATGCTCAAGACATTTGCCGCTCACCTGTTCTGCCATTGCTCCTCCCGCCTTTTCTGTACAAGCCGTGTCTTTAGTAAATTTCTCACATGTTCTGCCATTGCTCCTCCCGCCTTTTCTGGCAAATGATATGTTCAACTATGCCCACCCAATGTAAGaaaattctttttttaaaaaaagtcagagtctttcttttttaaatcttttatgtATTAATCCCATTTTTTTAATTGGCCCCCTTAAATCCGCAAACTCAAATTCAATTTATTCGAAGATAGATTTGaagattgaaaattttaattttttttatttaaattagagCGAGTTCGAATTTCACCCCGAAGGATCCAAATATATTGGCGAGTAGGTCTAACTATTCGGatcgaaaaatatttatttaatatataattatataacatcaataaattattaaaaattacatCACATACTATCAAATAGAAAAATTAAGGCTCGATTTTGGTCGGAAAAAAAACGTTTGAAAATGGTAAAGgagaatcaaatattttttgaataaGTTGCATTCGTTTACGCTTTCAAACATAAAAACTCTTATGAAAACGTCAATTTTGTAACATAGATATACAGATCGACATGaccaatgaattttttttaatttttatgcaaaaaaaatattaattttcactcTAAATATAGATCAGatcgatctgtaaacaaacaaAATCAATAAGAACGTCtcccaaaaaaattatttccttAGGAAATGACTCAAGAGAATTACAAGTAAGTGCggttaagttttaaatttatttttaatctaaGACAAATTATCTCCATTCTTCTCAAAGCGACAGGAGAATTGAGTTACCCTAGGATTGGGtgtttttttccttttagatCAAGATGTGTAGATGAAATGAGTCATTTTTGGGGAGACGATACGAAAAATATTGGATTCATATTTGAGTTTATCGAATTTGAGCTGAACTCGAACACGTTCGAACTTTCTTGAgctcaatttatttaattttattcgaTAGTTAGTGAGGCGCTTACAtaccttaatattttattaatataatataattacatATTAAATGAATAAATTTTGAGGCGTACGAGAGTACTTATTTTTTAGAAATAGTTAACGAACATGTTCGAAtctttcgagccgaactcgaattCGAgctttaattcaaatcaaatctgagccatatattttaaaatttcgaaCTTCAAATCAAGATCAAACTCgaggattaattttttttgttatattcGGTTTGTTTGTAGCCCTTCATATACCCGAAAAAACCAGAGTGGGCcggttaaa from Primulina eburnea isolate SZY01 chromosome 17, ASM2296580v1, whole genome shotgun sequence carries:
- the LOC140817857 gene encoding uncharacterized protein, which translates into the protein MRNSMNADISYYKAWKWKEIANNMLKGDPTKSFTLLNCYLHMVEQMNRGSIKDIFVDEENRFKYMFLAFGACVRGYRSMRKVVSIDGTWLKGKCNGVLLVASAQDGNYHQYPLAWGIVDVECTSSWSWFLTKLLEVVQDEDELVIISDRHKRIINAVSTVYKSLYVAFIPKHEN